One window from the genome of Oryza glaberrima chromosome 3, OglaRS2, whole genome shotgun sequence encodes:
- the LOC127768899 gene encoding eukaryotic peptide chain release factor GTP-binding subunit-like — MGKEKTHINIVVIGHVDSGKSTTTGHLIYKLGGIDKRVIERFEKEAAEMNKRSFKYAWVLDKLKAERERGITIDIALWKFETTKYYCTVIDAPGHRDFIKNMITGTSQADCAVLIIDSTTGGFEAGISKDGQTREHALLAFTLGVKQMICCCNKMDATTPKYSKARYDEIVKEVSSYLKKVGYNPDKIPFVPISGFEGDNMIERSTNLDWYKGPTLLEALDQINEPKRPSDKPLRLPLQDVYKIGGIGTVPVGRVETGVLKPGMVVTFGPSGLTTEVKSVEMHHEALQEALPGDNVGFNVKNVAVKDLKRGYVASNSKDDPAKEAASFTSQVIIMNHPGQIGNGYAPVLDCHTSHIAVKFAELVTKIDRRSGKELEKEPKFLKNGDAGMVKMIPTKPMVVETFSEYPPLGRFAVRDMRQTVAVGVIKNVEKKDPTGAKVTKAAAKKKTMGKEKTHINIVVIGHVDSGKSTTTGHLIYKLGGIDKRVIERFEKEAAEMNKRSFKYAWVLDKLKAERERGITIDIALWKFETTKYYCTVIDAPGHRDFIKNMITGTSQADCAVLIIDSTTGGFEAGISKDGQTREHALLAFTLGVKQMICCCNKMDATTPKYSKARYDEIVKEVSSYLKKVGYNPDKIPFVPISGFEGDNMIERSTNLDWYKGPTLLEALDQINEPKRPSDKPLRLPLQDVYKIGGIGTVPVGRVETGVLKPGMVVTFGPSGLTTEVKSVEMHHEALQEALPGDNVGFNVKNVAVKDLKRGYVASNSKDDPAKEAASFTSQVIIMNHPGQIGNGYAPVLDCHTSHIAVKFAELVTKIDRRSGKELEKEPKFLKNGDAGMVKMIPTKPMVVETFSEYPPLGRFAVRDMRQTVAVGVIKNVEKKDPTGAKVTKAAAKKK; from the exons ATGGGTAAGGAGAAGACGCACATCAACATTGTGGTCATTGGCCACGTCGACTCCGGCAAGTCGACCACCACGGGCCATCTGATCTACAAGCTTGGAGGTATCGACAAGCGTGTGATCGAGAGGTTCGAGAAGGAAGCCGCTGAGATGAACAAGAGGTCCTTCAAGTACGCGTGGGTGCTCGACAAGCTCAAGGCCGAGCGTGAGAGAGGTATCACCATCGATATCGCCCTGTGGAAGTTCGAGACCACCAAGTACTACTGCACGGTCATCGATGCCCCTGGTCACCGTGACTTCATCAAGAACATGATCACGGGTACCTCCCAGGCTGACTGTGCCGTGCTCATCATTGACTCCACCACTGGTGGTTTTGAGGCTGGTATCTCCAAGGATGGCCAAACCCGTGAGCACGCTCTTCTTGCTTTCACTCTTGGAGTGAAGCAGATGATCTGCTGCTGCAACAAG ATGGATGCCACCACTCCCAAGTACTCCAAGGCCCGTTACGATGAAATCGTGAAGGAAGTCTCATCCTACCTGAAGAAGGTCGGCTACAACCCTGACAAGATTCCCTTCGTTCCCATCTCTGGGTTTGAGGGTGACAACATGATTGAGAGGTCCACCAACCTTGACTGGTACAAGGGCCCCACCTTGCTTGAGGCTCTTGACCAGATCAACGAGCCCAAGAGGCCATCAGACAAGCCCCTGCGTCTTCCCCTTCAGGACGTGTACAAGATCGGCGGTATTGGTACCGTGCCTGTGGGTCGTGTTGAGACTGGTGTCCTCAAGCCTGGTATGGTGGTGACCTTTGGTCCCAGTGGTCTGACCACTGAGGTCAAGTCGGTTGAGATGCACCACGAGGCTCTCCAGGAGGCTCTTCCTGGTGACAACGTTGGGTTCAACGTGAAGAACGTTGCCGTGAAGGATCTGAAGCGTGGGTACGTGGCCTCCAACTCCAAGGATGACCCTGCCAAGGAGGCTGCCAGCTTCACCTCCCAGGTGATCATCATGAACCACCCTGGGCAGATCGGCAACGGCTACGCCCCAGTGCTGGACTGCCACACCTCACACATTGCCGTCAAGTTTGCTGAGCTGGTGACCAAGATCGACAGACGATCCGGCAAGGAGCTGGAGAAGGAGCCCAAGTTCCTCAAGAACGGTGATGCTGGTATGGTTAAGATGATTCCCACCAAGCCCATGGTTGTGGAGACCTTCTCTGAGTACCCTCCTCTTGGTCGTTTTGCCGTGCGGGACATGAGGCAAACGGTGGCTGTTGGCGTCATCAAGAACGTGGAGAAGAAGGACCCAACCGGTGCCAAGGTGACCAAGGCTGCCGCCAAGAAGAAA ACCATGGGTAAGGAGAAGACGCACATCAACATTGTGGTCATTGGCCACGTCGACTCCGGCAAGTCGACCACCACGGGCCATCTGATCTACAAGCTTGGAGGTATCGACAAGCGTGTGATCGAGAGGTTCGAGAAGGAAGCCGCTGAGATGAACAAGAGGTCCTTCAAGTACGCGTGGGTGCTCGACAAGCTCAAGGCCGAGCGTGAGAGAGGTATCACCATCGATATCGCCCTGTGGAAGTTCGAGACCACCAAGTACTACTGCACGGTCATCGATGCCCCTGGTCACCGTGACTTCATCAAGAACATGATCACGGGTACCTCCCAGGCTGACTGTGCCGTGCTCATCATTGACTCCACCACTGGTGGTTTTGAGGCTGGTATCTCCAAGGATGGCCAGACCCGTGAGCACGCTCTTCTTGCTTTCACTCTTGGAGTGAAGCAGATGATCTGCTGCTGCAACAAG ATGGATGCCACCACTCCCAAGTACTCCAAGGCCCGTTACGATGAAATCGTGAAGGAAGTCTCATCCTACCTGAAGAAGGTCGGCTACAACCCTGACAAGATTCCCTTCGTTCCCATCTCTGGGTTTGAGGGTGACAACATGATTGAGAGGTCCACCAACCTTGACTGGTACAAGGGCCCCACCTTGCTTGAGGCTCTTGACCAGATCAACGAGCCCAAGAGGCCATCAGACAAGCCCCTGCGTCTTCCCCTTCAGGACGTGTACAAGATCGGTGGTATTGGCACCGTGCCTGTTGGTCGTGTTGAGACTGGAGTCCTCAAGCCTGGTATGGTGGTGACCTTTGGTCCCAGTGGCCTGACCACTGAGGTCAAGTCGGTTGAGATGCACCACGAGGCTCTCCAGGAGGCTCTTCCTGGTGACAACGTCGGGTTCAACGTGAAGAACGTTGCCGTGAAGGATCTGAAGCGTGGGTACGTGGCCTCCAACTCCAAGGATGACCCTGCCAAGGAGGCTGCCAGCTTCACCTCCCAGGTGATCATCATGAACCACCCTGGGCAGATCGGCAACGGCTACGCCCCAGTGCTGGACTGCCACACCTCACACATTGCCGTCAAGTTTGCTGAGCTGGTGACCAAGATCGACAGACGATCCGGCAAGGAGCTGGAGAAGGAGCCCAAGTTCCTCAAGAACGGTGATGCTGGTATGGTTAAGATGATTCCCACCAAGCCCATGGTGGTGGAGACCTTCTCTGAGTACCCTCCTCTTGGTCGTTTTGCCGTGCGGGACATGAGGCAAACGGTGGCTGTTGGCGTCATCAAGAATGTCGAGAAGAAGGACCCAACCGGTGCCAAGGTGACCAAGGCTGCCGCCAAGAAGAAATGA
- the LOC127768914 gene encoding eukaryotic peptide chain release factor GTP-binding subunit-like, producing the protein MGKEKTHINIVVIGHVDSGKSTTTGHLIYKLGGIDKRVIERFEKEAAEMNKRSFKYAWVLDKLKAERERGITIDIALWKFETTKYYCTVIDAPGHRDFIKNMITGTSQADCAVLIIDSTTGGFEAGISKDGQTREHALLAFTLGVKQMICCCNKMDATTPKYSKARYDEIVKEVSSYLKKVGYNPDKIPFVPISGFEGDNMIERSTNLDWYKGPTLLEALDQINEPKRPSDKPLRLPLQDVYKIGGIGTVPVGRVETGVLKPGMVVTFGPSGLTTEVKSVEMHHEALQEALPGDNVGFNVKNVAVKDLKRGYVASNSKDDPAKEAASFTSQVIIMNHPGQIGNGYAPVLDCHTSHIAVKFAELVTKIDRRSGKELEKEPKFLKNGDAGMVKMIPTKPMVVETFSEYPPLGRFAVRDMRQTVAVGVIKNVEKKDPTGAKVTKAAAKKKLPPYSTMGKEKTHINIVVIGHVDSGKSTTTGHLIYKLGGIDKRVIERFEKEAAEMNKRSFKYAWVLDKLKAERERGITIDIALWKFETTKYYCTVIDAPGHRDFIKNMITGTSQADCAVLIIDSTTGGFEAGISKDGQTREHALLAFTLGVKQMICCCNKMDATTPKYSKARYDEIVKEVSSYLKKVGYNPDKIPFVPISGFEGDNMIERSTNLDWYKGPTLLEALDQINEPKRPSDKPLRLPLQDVYKIGGIGTVPVGRVETGVLKPGMVVTFGPSGLTTEVKSVEMHHEALQEALPGDNVGFNVKNVAVKDLKRGYVASNSKDDPAKEAASFTSQVIIMNHPGQIGNGYAPVLDCHTSHIAVKFAELVTKIDRRSGKELEKEPKFLKNGDAGMVKMIPTKPMVVETFSEYPPLGRFAVRDMRQTVAVGVIKNVEKKDPTGAKVTKAAAKKK; encoded by the exons ATGGGTAAGGAGAAGACGCACATCAACATCGTGGTCATTGGCCACGTCGACTCCGGCAAGTCGACCACCACGGGCCATCTGATCTACAAGCTTGGAGGTATCGACAAGCGTGTGATCGAGAGGTTCGAGAAGGAAGCCGCTGAGATGAACAAGAGGTCCTTCAAGTACGCGTGGGTGCTCGACAAGCTCAAGGCCGAGCGTGAGAGAGGTATCACCATCGATATCGCCCTGTGGAAGTTCGAGACCACCAAGTACTACTGCACGGTCATCGATGCCCCTGGTCACCGTGACTTCATCAAGAACATGATCACGGGTACCTCCCAGGCTGACTGTGCCGTGCTTATCATTGACTCCACCACTGGTGGTTTTGAGGCTGGTATCTCCAAGGATGGCCAGACCCGTGAGCACGCTCTTCTTGCTTTCACTCTTGGAGTGAAGCAGATGATCTGCTGCTGCAACAAG ATGGATGCCACCACTCCCAAGTACTCCAAGGCCCGTTATGATGAAATCGTGAAGGAAGTCTCATCCTACCTGAAGAAGGTCGGCTACAATCCTGACAAGATTCCCTTCGTTCCCATCTCTGGGTTTGAGGGTGACAACATGATTGAGAGGTCCACCAACCTTGACTGGTACAAGGGCCCCACCTTGCTTGAGGCTCTTGACCAGATCAACGAGCCCAAGAGGCCATCAGACAAGCCCCTGCGTCTTCCCCTTCAGGACGTGTACAAGATCGGTGGTATTGGCACCGTGCCTGTTGGTCGTGTTGAGACTGGAGTCCTCAAGCCTGGTATGGTGGTGACCTTTGGTCCCAGTGGCCTGACCACTGAGGTCAAGTCGGTTGAGATGCACCACGAGGCTCTCCAGGAGGCTCTTCCTGGTGACAACGTCGGGTTCAACGTGAAGAACGTTGCCGTGAAGGATCTGAAGCGTGGGTACGTGGCCTCCAACTCCAAGGATGACCCTGCCAAGGAGGCTGCCAGCTTCACCTCCCAGGTCATCATCATGAACCACCCTGGGCAGATCGGTAACGGCTATGCGCCAGTGCTGGACTGCCACACCTCCCACATTGCTGTCAAGTTTGCTGAGCTGGTGACCAAGATCGACAGACGATCTGGCAAGGAGCTCGAGAAGGAGCCCAAGTTCTTGAAGAACGGTGATGCTGGTATGGTCAAGATGATTCCTACCAAGCCCATGGTTGTGGAGACCTTCTCTGAGTACCCTCCTCTTGGTCGTTTTGCGGTGCGTGACATGAGGCAAACGGTGGCTGTTGGCGTCATCAAGAACGTGGAGAAGAAGGACCCAACCGGTGCCAAGGTGACCAAGgctgccgccaagaagaag CTACCTCCTTATTCAACCATGGGTAAGGAGAAGACGCACATCAACATTGTGGTCATTGGCCACGTCGACTCCGGCAAGTCGACCACCACGGGCCATCTGATCTACAAGCTTGGAGGTATCGACAAGCGTGTGATCGAGAGGTTCGAGAAGGAAGCCGCTGAGATGAACAAGAGGTCCTTCAAGTACGCGTGGGTGCTCGACAAGCTCAAGGCCGAGCGTGAGAGAGGTATCACCATCGATATCGCCCTGTGGAAGTTCGAGACCACCAAGTACTACTGCACGGTCATCGATGCCCCTGGTCACCGTGACTTCATCAAGAACATGATCACGGGTACCTCCCAGGCTGACTGTGCCGTGCTCATCATTGACTCCACCACTGGTGGTTTTGAGGCTGGTATCTCCAAGGATGGCCAGACCCGTGAGCACGCTCTTCTTGCTTTCACTCTTGGAGTGAAGCAGATGATCTGCTGCTGCAACAAG ATGGATGCCACCACTCCCAAGTACTCCAAGGCCCGTTACGATGAAATCGTGAAGGAAGTCTCATCCTACCTGAAGAAGGTCGGCTACAACCCTGACAAGATTCCCTTCGTTCCCATCTCTGGGTTTGAGGGTGACAACATGATTGAGAGGTCCACCAACCTTGACTGGTACAAGGGCCCCACCTTGCTTGAGGCTCTTGACCAGATCAACGAGCCCAAGAGGCCATCAGACAAGCCCCTGCGTCTTCCCCTTCAGGACGTGTACAAGATCGGTGGTATTGGCACCGTGCCTGTTGGTCGTGTTGAGACTGGAGTCCTCAAGCCTGGTATGGTGGTGACCTTTGGTCCCAGTGGCCTGACCACTGAGGTCAAGTCGGTTGAGATGCACCACGAGGCTCTCCAGGAGGCTCTTCCTGGTGACAACGTCGGGTTCAACGTGAAGAACGTTGCCGTGAAGGATCTGAAGCGTGGGTATGTGGCCTCCAACTCCAAGGATGACCCTGCCAAGGAGGCTGCCAGCTTCACCTCCCAGGTGATCATCATGAACCACCCTGGGCAGATCGGCAACGGCTATGCCCCAGTGCTGGACTGCCACACCTCCCACATTGCTGTCAAGTTTGCTGAGCTGGTGACCAAGATCGACAGACGATCCGGCAAGGAGCTGGAGAAGGAGCCCAAGTTCCTCAAGAACGGTGATGCTGGTATGGTTAAGATGATTCCCACCAAGCCCATGGTTGTGGAGACCTTCTCTGAGTACCCTCCTCTTGGTCGTTTTGCGGTGCGTGACATGAGGCAAACGGTGGCTGTTGGCGTCATCAAGAACGTGGAGAAGAAGGACCCAACCGGTGCCAAGGTGACCAAGGCTGCCGCCAAGAAGAAATGA